aatccaaCATTTAACATTTGATGATTTATTTAAAGGTTTTACAGATGTTGGAGGTCGAGTCCATCCGTTTGTTTACGTTTCTGATCAGTTATAAatcaatatattattattattattattattattaattattttattatcgTGTGCTGTAAATTTGTTTAATGATGATATAATTGACAGCTGTACGGACCAATCACAGTCCAACATCCACAAACCATGTCCTCAAACAACATGTTCCAACAGGAacagtttacatttacacacagacGTCCAGCGTTACGTTTAGTCTTTATTCATCTTTGGTTTTTAATCGTTCGGGTGTttatcgtgttttttttttttttttttttttttttttatcatcttcgTTTTTTTATTGTCCTGGTCTTTCTCATCCCGGTCTTTTTTGTCCTGGTCTTTCTCATCCCGGTCTTTTTTGTCCTGGTCTTTCTCATCCCGGTCTTTCTTGTCCTGGTCTTTCTCATTCTGGTCTTTTTTGTCCTGGTCTTTCTCATCCCGGTCTTTTTTGTCCTGGTCTTTCTCATCCCGGTCTTTGTTGTCCTGGTCTTTCTCATCCCGGTCTTTTTTGTCCTGGTCTTTCTTGTCCTGGTCTTTCTCATTCTGGTCTTTTTTGTCCTGGTCTTTCTCATTGTGGTCTTTCTCATTCTGGTCTTTTTTGTCCTGGTCTTTCTTGTCCTGGTCTTCCATCATTCTGGTCTTTCTTGTCCCGGTCTTTTTTGTCCTGGTCTTTTATGTCCTGGTCTTCCACCATTCTGGTCTTTCTTTTCCTGGTCTTTCTCGTCCTGGTCTTTCTTTTCCTGGTCTTTCTCGTCCTGGTCTTTCTCATTCTGGTCTTTCTTGTCCTGGTCTTTTTTGTCCTGGTCTTTCTTGTCCTGGTCTTTCTTGTCCTGGTCTTCCACCGTCCTGGTCTTTCTCATCCTGGTCTTTCTTGTCCTGGTCTTTCTCATTCTGGTCTTTCTTGTCCTGGTCTTTTTTGTCCGGGTCTTTCTCGTCCTGGTCTTTCTCACTGTGGTCTTTCTCATCCTGGcctttctggtcctggtctttctTTTCCTGGtctttctggtcctggtctttctCGTCCCGGTCTTTCTTGTCCTGGTCTTTCTCGTCCCGGTCTTCCCCCGTCCTGGTCTTTAGGTCAAGCGGCCTCAGATGGTCTGGCTTCACTCGTTTCCTGGGGCCGTGTTGGGTTAAATCctctgggtcaaaggtcacctggcTGAATGCTGTCTCGGTAGGAGAGGGATCAGGCTACTTCCTGGAACACATTCATAGATTATCAGACAATTACAGCTTTTCATCTCAGATAAAGAGTCATATGATTAAATATGATTTAGTTTAAACATTAATGTGAGTAAATGAC
This portion of the Sphaeramia orbicularis chromosome 22, fSphaOr1.1, whole genome shotgun sequence genome encodes:
- the LOC115413911 gene encoding putative uncharacterized protein DDB_G0292636, translating into MMEDQDKKDQDKKDQNEKDHNEKDQDKKDQNEKDQDKKDQDKKDRDEKDQDNKDRDEKDQDKKDRDEKDQDKKDQNEKDQDKKDRDEKDQDKKDRDEKDQDKKDRDEKDQDNKKTKMIKKKKKKKKKHDKHPND
- the LOC115413912 gene encoding splicing regulatory glutamine/lysine-rich protein 1-like, yielding KQHRVGEEKNKTKKDKKDSNWSRAPGRGKTGTRKTRTRKTGTRKTRTRKTRKRKTRTRKARMRKTTVRKTRTRKTRTKKTRTRKTRMRKTRTRKTRMRKTRTVEDQDKKDQDKKDQDKKDQDKKDQNEKDQDEKDQEKKDQDEKDQEKKDQNGGRPGHKRPGQKRPGQERPE